A window from Chitinophaga filiformis encodes these proteins:
- a CDS encoding tellurite resistance/C4-dicarboxylate transporter family protein — protein sequence MSQSTLAHPGQPVMATSLENFFPGYFALVMATGIVSIGLFLWKYTLLAGIFLGLNVVFYAGLWVILILRIVKYPVIVWNDLHHPARGVTFLTLVAGNNVLGSQVAIIAGRMDIALIIWIVGFALWALILYTFFLVNILKEPKPELQQSISGAWLLIVVSTESVAVLGAVIANSSPFHWLIAFISLCSYMTGGMFYFVLIGLILYRWLFFSMKAETLTPPYWINMGAVAIISLAGSRLVMYARTHEELSQWANFIQAFTMFFWAFASWWIPLLFLMFAYRHFIARVPLKYDPQYWSMVFPLGMYGVCTFNYALITGFTFIKPISALFVILALMTWVIVLIGLFIDLFPTAKKP from the coding sequence ATGTCTCAATCCACACTCGCACATCCTGGTCAGCCCGTTATGGCCACATCGCTGGAAAACTTCTTTCCCGGTTATTTTGCGCTGGTAATGGCCACGGGTATTGTGTCCATTGGTTTGTTCCTGTGGAAGTATACCCTCTTAGCCGGTATCTTCCTTGGCCTGAATGTGGTTTTCTATGCCGGGCTCTGGGTCATCCTTATTCTCCGCATCGTGAAATACCCGGTTATTGTGTGGAATGATCTTCATCATCCGGCCAGGGGCGTAACATTTCTGACGCTGGTAGCGGGCAACAATGTGCTGGGAAGCCAGGTGGCTATCATTGCAGGGCGTATGGATATAGCGCTGATCATATGGATTGTGGGGTTTGCGCTTTGGGCACTTATACTATACACGTTTTTCCTGGTGAACATTCTCAAGGAACCGAAGCCGGAGCTGCAGCAGAGCATTAGTGGCGCGTGGCTGCTGATAGTGGTCTCTACAGAATCGGTGGCAGTGCTGGGAGCTGTTATTGCCAACAGTAGTCCTTTTCACTGGCTGATCGCGTTTATCTCACTCTGTTCCTATATGACAGGCGGCATGTTCTATTTTGTGCTGATCGGGCTGATCCTTTATCGCTGGCTTTTTTTCAGTATGAAAGCAGAGACGCTTACACCTCCGTACTGGATCAATATGGGTGCTGTAGCTATTATATCGCTGGCGGGTTCCCGCCTCGTGATGTATGCCAGGACGCATGAGGAGCTGAGCCAGTGGGCAAATTTCATACAGGCCTTTACCATGTTCTTCTGGGCTTTTGCAAGCTGGTGGATCCCTTTGTTGTTCCTGATGTTTGCATATCGTCATTTCATTGCCCGGGTGCCGTTGAAGTACGATCCGCAATACTGGTCCATGGTGTTCCCGCTGGGGATGTATGGCGTATGTACTTTTAACTATGCATTGATTACAGGTTTTACCTTCATTAAACCCATTTCGGCATTATTTGTTATATTAGCTTTAATGACCTGGGTGATCGTGCTGATAGGCCTGTTCATCGATCTGTTCCCAACTGCAAAGAAACCGTAA